Proteins co-encoded in one Enterobacter sp. R4-368 genomic window:
- a CDS encoding 4'-phosphopantetheinyl transferase superfamily protein, with the protein MFTPQLRHSSSAFVMQSETGCITQFPAIAYCKVTFDAASYRDALFSEYGIPFPSVLDKAVVKRRAEYLAARYAAGQLLQNAGCDGHVGTSSGREPVWPAGWCGSLSHTSGHAIAIIAPRNAGLTPGIDIEMFDAKTMRETAEMFTSPEERRLLAACGLAYETALLILFSAKESLFKALYPEVKCFFGFEAARICRIDTSVHSITLELTQPLTPERRQGCQFTGLYLIAENHVMTLIA; encoded by the coding sequence ATGTTTACCCCACAACTACGTCATTCCTCTTCTGCTTTCGTGATGCAGTCAGAAACTGGGTGCATCACGCAATTCCCTGCAATAGCTTACTGTAAGGTCACATTCGACGCGGCCTCTTACCGGGATGCCCTTTTTAGCGAATATGGCATCCCTTTTCCTTCGGTGCTTGATAAAGCGGTAGTAAAACGGCGCGCGGAGTACCTTGCGGCTCGCTATGCCGCCGGACAATTATTACAAAACGCCGGCTGTGATGGCCATGTGGGTACGTCTTCTGGCCGGGAGCCCGTCTGGCCTGCGGGCTGGTGCGGCAGCCTTTCTCATACCAGTGGTCACGCTATTGCGATTATTGCGCCGCGTAACGCAGGATTAACGCCAGGCATTGATATTGAAATGTTCGACGCAAAGACCATGAGGGAGACGGCGGAGATGTTCACCAGCCCTGAGGAGCGGCGATTACTTGCCGCCTGTGGCTTAGCGTATGAAACGGCGTTGCTGATACTATTTTCCGCCAAAGAGAGTCTGTTTAAGGCGCTCTATCCTGAGGTGAAATGTTTTTTCGGTTTTGAAGCGGCGCGAATCTGTCGTATCGATACTTCGGTACATAGCATTACCCTTGAGCTAACGCAGCCGCTGACGCCTGAGCGCAGACAAGGATGCCAGTTTACTGGTCTGTATCTTATCGCGGAAAATCATGTGATGACGCTGATCGCGTAA
- a CDS encoding filamentous hemagglutinin N-terminal domain-containing protein, translating to MILALPAAAHSAGLNMKNGTLYNANGVPVVDINKPNSNGLSHNVWDNLNVDKNGVIFNNSGSASNTVLGGTIQGNSNLTSGSAKVILNEVTSKNASTINGMMEVAGDKAALIIANPNGITVNGGGTINTDKLTLTTGTPDIQNDKLAGYSVNGGTITISKLDNASPTEILSRNVVLSGKVTADELNIVAGNNYVNTDGQVTGTVTASGSRNSYSVDVAQVGGMYANKINLISTESGVGVRNQGVIAGGTGGISIDANGQLLNSDAQIQSIGSTKINTNGKLDNTTGVITSAGAIYLDTNKNAIVNARSGTISTTADIYVNSGAFDNTNGKIAASGMLAVDTNNNTFTNAGKGNNVGIEAGIVTLKTGTLNNSNGQIHGGYLGLDTGAINNNSGILETSGDMDIASLGNIDNNKGLIRSAGGHIKIAAGGAVNNSSTKTADTVSSDSLGIAGDTSVEINANSINNSGGQIASNGDVSLNSKGLVNNDSGNLLSNSKVIVKGDSYRNDYGGIGGKKGVEVSVNGNLSNYVGVVSAEEGDISLSANAVDTHGGFMLGQNIAIDAKAGVNATRSLVLANKKLTINAGGNVDNRDGNSFGNDFGVYFGMPQQIGGLIGKGGVEISGQNIYNNNSRIIAENGAMSLQAKGNIDNTRALMVSGADTAIKTGGAFYNNYATIYSGGNLTLDTVSLENYSNGTLIDNNATGFITSDKDITLNVDNNFTNYGWISGKGAVALNVVKGAFYNRNTIAADKSLAISALNGIENVKDISAGGSLTLDSQRHVTNNNNSNMVGNGITINAVNDINNRGNIVSDGDISVVTKGNVYNYLYMLGGGDISITANNVTNNNSLIEAGGDLTITSNSNVGNNRGTLRSLTGDVNVTAKGTVDNYSGKIISAGDVGISGNWLRNDYGQIAGGTDIDLIMAGNFDNYRGSVTSLVGDIKLVANSVDNNNGLIAGENISIDSRSSVYNNTALIAANKSLTINAAGSIENRDGNNFGRSNSEYFGVASDVGGMVGKAGISLSGQNIYNNNSSMIAENGPLSLLSRGTFDNTRAMLMSGANALIKVAGTFYNNYAMTYSAGNLDISAASLQNYSNGKLEDGTATGVIASDKNLNLSVDNSTTNYGWISGKGDVNFSVLKGVLYNRNTIAADHALAINALNGIENFKDILAGTSLTLTTQRHVTNNSNSNMLGQSIGINAVNDINNRGNIVSDYALTVKTDGNVYNYLNMLSYGTAKVTANKVTNSGKDAVLGGFYGLDLESNTLTNTGTIVGL from the coding sequence ATGATATTGGCATTACCTGCTGCTGCGCATTCCGCTGGTTTAAATATGAAAAATGGCACGCTATATAATGCGAATGGCGTGCCGGTCGTGGATATTAATAAGCCTAACAGCAATGGCCTGTCACATAATGTCTGGGACAATCTGAATGTCGATAAAAACGGTGTTATTTTTAATAACAGCGGTTCAGCATCCAACACAGTATTGGGCGGCACCATCCAGGGTAACAGCAATCTGACATCCGGGTCGGCAAAAGTTATTCTCAATGAAGTCACATCCAAAAATGCATCGACAATCAACGGCATGATGGAAGTGGCGGGCGATAAAGCCGCGTTGATTATCGCCAACCCCAATGGCATTACGGTTAATGGTGGCGGTACGATCAATACCGATAAACTCACGCTGACCACCGGTACGCCAGATATTCAGAACGACAAACTCGCGGGTTATTCCGTAAACGGCGGTACCATTACTATCAGTAAACTGGATAACGCCAGTCCAACTGAAATTCTGTCACGCAATGTAGTGCTTAGCGGGAAAGTTACCGCTGACGAACTGAATATTGTTGCGGGTAATAACTACGTTAATACAGACGGCCAGGTGACCGGCACTGTCACTGCGTCAGGTTCACGTAACAGCTATAGCGTTGACGTTGCGCAAGTTGGCGGCATGTACGCGAACAAAATTAATCTTATCAGTACTGAAAGCGGTGTCGGTGTGCGTAATCAGGGGGTTATTGCCGGTGGTACTGGCGGCATCAGCATTGATGCCAATGGCCAGCTACTGAACAGTGATGCGCAGATTCAATCGATCGGTTCAACAAAGATTAATACCAACGGCAAGTTGGATAACACTACGGGCGTTATTACTTCTGCTGGTGCTATTTATCTCGATACCAATAAGAACGCAATTGTTAATGCCCGTTCAGGTACGATTTCCACTACGGCAGATATCTACGTTAATAGCGGCGCATTTGATAACACCAACGGCAAAATTGCCGCCAGCGGTATGCTGGCTGTCGATACCAATAACAATACCTTTACCAATGCCGGTAAAGGGAACAATGTCGGCATTGAAGCGGGGATTGTCACCTTAAAAACTGGTACGTTAAATAACAGTAACGGCCAGATACATGGTGGCTATCTGGGGCTGGATACCGGAGCGATTAACAACAATAGCGGTATTCTGGAAACATCAGGCGACATGGATATTGCCAGCCTTGGCAACATCGATAACAACAAAGGCTTAATCCGCTCTGCTGGTGGCCATATCAAAATCGCTGCTGGTGGCGCGGTTAACAACAGTAGCACCAAAACAGCGGATACCGTCAGTTCCGACTCCTTAGGCATCGCGGGCGATACCAGTGTGGAGATCAATGCTAATAGCATCAATAACAGCGGTGGTCAGATCGCATCAAATGGCGATGTTTCGCTAAACAGCAAGGGGCTGGTCAATAACGATTCCGGCAATCTTCTTTCCAATAGCAAAGTGATTGTGAAGGGCGACTCCTATCGTAATGACTACGGTGGCATCGGCGGCAAGAAAGGTGTGGAGGTCTCGGTCAACGGTAACCTGAGCAACTATGTTGGCGTTGTGAGTGCGGAAGAAGGTGATATCTCACTGAGTGCGAACGCGGTAGATACTCACGGCGGTTTCATGTTGGGGCAAAATATCGCCATCGACGCGAAAGCCGGAGTAAACGCCACCCGATCGCTGGTATTAGCCAATAAAAAACTGACCATCAACGCGGGCGGGAATGTTGATAACCGCGATGGTAATAGCTTTGGCAATGACTTTGGCGTCTATTTCGGCATGCCGCAACAGATCGGTGGCTTGATCGGTAAAGGCGGCGTTGAGATTTCCGGGCAGAATATTTACAACAACAACAGCCGCATCATTGCAGAAAATGGGGCAATGAGCCTGCAGGCGAAAGGGAACATTGATAACACGCGTGCGCTGATGGTCAGCGGGGCTGATACCGCCATTAAAACTGGCGGGGCTTTCTACAATAACTACGCAACGATTTACAGTGGAGGCAACCTCACACTCGATACCGTTTCCCTGGAAAACTACAGCAACGGTACGCTTATCGATAATAACGCCACAGGTTTTATCACCTCAGATAAAGATATTACGCTGAATGTGGACAACAATTTCACTAACTACGGCTGGATCAGTGGTAAAGGCGCAGTGGCGCTGAATGTTGTGAAAGGGGCGTTTTATAACCGCAATACCATTGCCGCTGATAAGTCACTTGCGATCAGTGCCCTGAACGGTATTGAGAACGTTAAAGATATCTCCGCAGGTGGCAGCCTGACGCTGGATTCGCAGCGTCATGTGACAAATAACAACAACAGCAATATGGTCGGTAACGGGATAACGATTAACGCGGTAAACGATATTAATAACCGCGGTAATATTGTTAGCGATGGCGATATTAGCGTTGTGACCAAAGGTAATGTGTATAACTATCTCTATATGCTGGGTGGTGGTGATATCTCTATTACCGCAAACAACGTCACCAACAATAATTCCCTTATTGAGGCAGGAGGTGATCTGACAATTACCTCTAATAGTAATGTAGGTAATAACCGCGGTACGCTGCGTTCCCTGACGGGTGATGTAAATGTGACGGCAAAAGGAACGGTTGATAACTATAGCGGTAAGATTATCTCTGCTGGCGATGTCGGAATTAGCGGGAACTGGTTACGTAATGATTATGGACAGATTGCTGGCGGTACAGATATTGACCTTATCATGGCGGGCAATTTCGATAACTACCGGGGTTCGGTAACCTCGTTGGTGGGTGATATCAAGCTGGTTGCTAACTCGGTGGATAATAACAACGGGTTAATCGCAGGTGAAAACATCTCCATTGATTCCCGATCAAGTGTCTATAACAACACGGCGCTGATTGCGGCAAATAAGTCACTCACCATCAATGCTGCCGGCAGTATCGAAAACCGTGATGGTAATAACTTTGGCCGTAGCAACAGTGAGTATTTCGGCGTAGCGAGTGATGTGGGCGGTATGGTTGGTAAAGCTGGAATTTCGCTTTCCGGGCAGAACATCTACAACAACAACAGCAGCATGATTGCCGAAAATGGTCCGTTGAGTCTGTTGTCCAGAGGAACGTTTGATAATACCCGAGCGATGCTGATGAGTGGCGCCAATGCCCTGATTAAGGTCGCCGGTACTTTCTACAATAACTATGCGATGACCTACAGTGCAGGCAATCTCGATATCAGCGCCGCTTCGCTGCAAAACTACAGCAACGGTAAGCTGGAAGATGGAACAGCGACAGGCGTTATCGCTTCGGATAAGAACCTGAACCTGAGCGTGGATAACAGCACTACCAACTATGGCTGGATCAGCGGTAAAGGCGATGTGAATTTCAGCGTGCTGAAAGGTGTGCTGTATAACCGCAACACCATCGCCGCTGATCACGCGCTGGCGATTAATGCCCTGAACGGTATCGAGAACTTCAAAGATATCCTGGCGGGAACCAGCCTTACCCTCACTACCCAACGGCATGTTACCAACAACAGCAACAGTAATATGCTTGGGCAAAGCATTGGGATTAATGCGGTAAACGATATTAATAACCGAGGCAATATTGTCAGCGATTATGCATTAACCGTGAAAACAGACGGTAACGTGTATAACTATCTCAATATGCTGAGTTATGGCACCGCGAAAGTGACCGCAAATAAAGTCACCAACAGCGGTAAGGACGCGGTTCTGGGCGGTTTTTACGGCCTTGATCTCGAATCGAATACGCTCACCAATACCGGCACCATTGTGGGTCTGTAA
- the pstS gene encoding phosphate ABC transporter substrate-binding protein PstS, giving the protein MAMLNASVRLMAAALALSTTTVFAATNVTGAGGTFPAPVYAKWAAEYQKQTGSQVNYQGIGSSGGIKQIIAKTVDFGASDAPMSDDDLAKNGLFQFPTVIGGVVLAVNIPGVKSGELTLDGKTLGDIYLGNVKKWNDPEITKLNPKVKLPDTNINVVRRADGSGTSFVFTSYLSKVNADWASKVGKGSTVNWPVGLGGKGNDGVAAFVQRLPGSIGYVEYAYAKQNNLTWTKLFDADGKVVEPSQQSFSNSAKGADWSKSFAQDLTFQKGKDAWPISSTTFILVYKKQDDAAKGAEVLKFFDWSYKNGNTIASDLDYAPLPDSVTAQVRAAWKANVQDASGKPLF; this is encoded by the coding sequence ATGGCAATGCTTAATGCGTCAGTTCGCCTGATGGCTGCTGCTCTTGCACTTTCTACGACTACTGTTTTCGCGGCAACGAATGTGACGGGTGCTGGTGGTACTTTCCCGGCGCCTGTGTATGCAAAATGGGCGGCTGAATACCAAAAACAGACAGGATCTCAGGTGAACTACCAGGGGATCGGTTCTTCCGGTGGCATCAAACAGATTATTGCGAAAACCGTGGATTTCGGCGCTTCCGATGCCCCGATGAGTGATGATGATCTGGCGAAAAACGGCCTGTTTCAGTTCCCGACCGTCATTGGCGGCGTGGTGCTGGCGGTTAATATCCCTGGCGTAAAATCCGGCGAACTGACGCTGGACGGTAAAACGCTGGGCGATATCTATCTGGGCAACGTTAAAAAGTGGAACGACCCGGAAATCACCAAACTGAACCCGAAAGTCAAACTGCCGGATACGAATATTAACGTGGTGCGCCGCGCAGATGGTTCCGGCACATCTTTTGTTTTCACCAGCTATTTATCAAAAGTGAATGCTGACTGGGCAAGCAAAGTGGGTAAAGGCTCAACGGTGAACTGGCCGGTTGGCTTAGGCGGCAAAGGTAACGATGGTGTTGCCGCGTTTGTGCAGCGTCTGCCGGGCTCCATTGGCTATGTTGAATACGCCTACGCTAAACAGAACAACCTGACCTGGACAAAGCTGTTTGACGCCGATGGCAAAGTGGTTGAGCCGTCGCAGCAGAGTTTCAGCAACAGTGCCAAAGGGGCAGACTGGAGCAAATCGTTCGCTCAGGATCTCACTTTCCAGAAAGGCAAAGATGCATGGCCGATTTCGTCCACTACCTTTATCCTGGTGTATAAAAAACAGGATGATGCAGCGAAAGGCGCCGAAGTGCTGAAATTCTTCGACTGGTCTTACAAAAATGGCAACACCATCGCCAGCGATCTGGATTACGCGCCGCTGCCGGATTCCGTTACCGCTCAGGTTCGCGCTGCATGGAAAGCCAATGTACAGGACGCTTCTGGTAAACCGCTGTTCTAA
- a CDS encoding MFS transporter translates to MTRKNRKVTIPVSIGYGMTDIMGGGAFTVIGAWLLFYYTTFVGLSPIQAASIVAIARIVDAIVSLFMGSFTDHFYKNFLGKKFGRRRFFLLIGAPLMLVYILLWLNGMNFWFYLAVYLAFEIIAAMVLIPWETLPSEMTKDFNDRTKLSTCRMFLSASGTFLATFIPGVLIGWLGEKNADAYLINGVVFAVLFMVCVFISWKVSWEREITPEMMQEMEKKRQTGNAAQTLTGVIKLFKDYASTLKIRAFRKHLAIYLFSFTAKDIYNTVFVFFCVYCLHVSSSLAGTLLSMSIVGLPVTLVAGFAIIKYGPSRLYVFAYSMMLLCLGGFFLVYQFPPENKVVLLVILAGFYQVGRCVLEFTPWNVFPFIPDIDEMVTRQRREGLFAAVMTFSRKTTVAIATFAVGLLLQSGGFVKGSLQQPQEAITTIVMLLFIGTAGLLLVAMWQALTFHLNKRTHRIFVDELDRLKANGNKQSVTPEARKVVEDLTGYRYDTLWTDATVDGEVISTAGLSKSYMPK, encoded by the coding sequence ATGACCCGTAAAAACAGAAAAGTGACGATTCCTGTCAGCATTGGTTATGGCATGACAGACATAATGGGCGGTGGCGCTTTTACGGTAATTGGTGCCTGGCTGCTATTTTATTACACCACCTTTGTCGGTTTATCACCGATTCAGGCGGCATCCATTGTCGCGATTGCAAGGATTGTTGACGCAATCGTGAGCCTGTTTATGGGCAGTTTTACCGATCATTTTTATAAGAACTTTTTAGGCAAGAAATTCGGCCGCCGCCGTTTCTTTTTGCTTATCGGCGCGCCGCTGATGCTGGTTTATATTTTGTTATGGCTTAATGGCATGAATTTTTGGTTTTATCTTGCCGTTTACCTGGCGTTTGAAATTATTGCTGCCATGGTCTTAATCCCGTGGGAAACATTGCCCTCGGAAATGACCAAAGATTTTAACGATCGCACCAAGCTTTCCACTTGCCGCATGTTTCTTTCTGCGTCCGGCACGTTTCTCGCGACCTTTATTCCCGGTGTGCTAATTGGCTGGCTGGGTGAAAAAAACGCCGATGCTTATTTAATTAACGGTGTGGTCTTTGCTGTGTTGTTTATGGTCTGTGTATTTATTTCCTGGAAAGTAAGCTGGGAGCGCGAAATAACACCAGAAATGATGCAGGAGATGGAGAAAAAACGTCAAACTGGCAATGCGGCGCAAACACTCACCGGCGTGATTAAGTTATTTAAGGATTATGCCTCGACGCTGAAAATTCGTGCGTTCCGCAAGCATCTGGCTATTTATCTTTTCTCTTTCACGGCGAAAGACATTTATAACACGGTGTTTGTCTTTTTCTGTGTCTATTGTTTGCATGTCTCGTCTTCTCTGGCAGGAACCTTGCTGTCGATGAGCATCGTCGGGCTGCCGGTAACGCTTGTCGCGGGCTTCGCCATTATTAAATATGGCCCATCCCGGCTTTATGTTTTTGCCTACAGCATGATGTTGCTGTGCCTGGGCGGTTTCTTCCTGGTGTATCAATTCCCTCCGGAAAACAAAGTGGTGCTGCTGGTTATCCTTGCCGGGTTTTACCAGGTTGGGCGCTGCGTTCTGGAATTCACGCCTTGGAACGTGTTTCCGTTTATTCCGGACATTGACGAAATGGTTACGCGTCAACGCCGCGAAGGGCTATTTGCTGCCGTGATGACGTTTTCACGTAAAACTACGGTAGCAATTGCAACCTTTGCCGTGGGGTTGCTATTGCAGAGCGGCGGTTTTGTGAAAGGCAGTCTGCAACAGCCTCAGGAAGCAATCACTACCATTGTGATGCTGCTGTTTATCGGCACCGCCGGGCTTCTGCTGGTGGCAATGTGGCAAGCGCTGACCTTCCATCTCAATAAGCGCACGCACCGTATTTTTGTCGATGAACTTGACCGCCTGAAAGCTAATGGAAATAAACAGAGTGTGACGCCTGAAGCTCGTAAAGTTGTCGAAGATTTGACAGGTTACCGTTACGACACGCTTTGGACTGATGCAACAGTAGACGGTGAGGTGATATCCACTGCCGGATTAAGTAAAAGTTATATGCCGAAATAA
- a CDS encoding class I SAM-dependent methyltransferase, translating to MVQNTNDIFNSEFSRQYDAYNERLGEIANNLHLLISLLLKKMPHQARILCVGVGTGSEIIRLAQHHPQWRFTGIDPSPDMLAVCQQKLDQAGIADRCTLHEGYLNELPASGDYDAVLCLLVTHFIQHPQRDGIYSQMASQLKHDGRVITAEIAGDMHSPAFDEQLEVWTTMHETASQAPRDMAEIKAQLSQRLLLLPAETTEALIEQAGFTPPQRFFQSLLIHGWTARKS from the coding sequence GTGGTGCAGAATACGAACGACATTTTTAACAGCGAATTCTCGCGCCAGTACGATGCTTACAACGAGCGGCTGGGCGAAATTGCCAATAATCTGCACCTGCTTATCTCTCTGTTGCTGAAAAAAATGCCGCATCAAGCGCGAATTCTCTGTGTTGGTGTCGGCACCGGCAGCGAAATCATCCGCCTTGCGCAGCACCATCCACAATGGCGCTTTACCGGCATTGATCCCTCGCCGGATATGCTCGCAGTCTGCCAGCAAAAGCTCGACCAGGCGGGCATTGCCGACCGCTGCACATTACATGAAGGTTATCTTAATGAGCTTCCCGCCAGCGGCGATTATGATGCGGTACTCTGTCTGCTGGTGACTCACTTTATTCAACATCCGCAGCGCGATGGCATCTATTCACAAATGGCTAGCCAGTTAAAACATGATGGACGTGTGATCACGGCGGAAATCGCCGGAGACATGCACAGCCCGGCGTTTGATGAACAGCTCGAAGTGTGGACAACCATGCACGAAACCGCCAGCCAGGCACCGCGCGATATGGCGGAAATCAAAGCGCAACTGTCGCAGCGCCTGCTGCTGTTGCCCGCAGAAACCACGGAAGCACTGATTGAACAGGCTGGTTTTACCCCGCCACAGCGCTTTTTCCAGTCGCTGCTGATCCATGGCTGGACAGCGCGCAAAAGCTGA
- a CDS encoding class I SAM-dependent methyltransferase — MADSDKAGHTFLASLGKTRLRPGGVEATEWLFNQVPLNEQSRVLEVACNMGTTSIELVQRFGCMVDAIDMDKNALAQARQNVISAGLDNSIHLSEANANKLPFDDNTFDVVINEAMLTMYVDKAKAKLISEYYRVLKPGGRLLTHDIMFMRSGLATDNQSQLEQVVKSNVSPLTEAAWKTLFIDNGFAAVDTRHGAMSLMSPVGLIRDEGFARALRIVFNGLRTRDNRMRFLGMFRFFRANRRQLNYIACCSHKA; from the coding sequence ATGGCCGACAGTGATAAAGCAGGGCATACCTTTTTGGCGAGCCTCGGGAAAACGCGTTTGCGCCCCGGCGGGGTGGAAGCAACCGAATGGTTGTTTAACCAGGTACCGCTAAATGAGCAGAGCCGGGTGCTGGAAGTCGCCTGCAATATGGGCACCACCTCGATTGAACTGGTACAGCGTTTTGGCTGTATGGTCGACGCCATCGACATGGATAAAAACGCGCTCGCACAGGCCCGGCAAAATGTGATTTCTGCCGGTCTCGACAACTCTATACATCTTAGCGAAGCCAATGCGAATAAGCTGCCGTTCGACGATAACACCTTTGATGTGGTGATTAACGAAGCAATGCTGACCATGTATGTGGACAAAGCGAAAGCAAAACTCATCAGCGAATATTATCGCGTGCTGAAACCCGGCGGCCGTTTATTGACGCACGACATTATGTTTATGCGCAGCGGGCTGGCGACAGATAACCAATCACAACTGGAGCAGGTAGTGAAATCGAATGTCAGCCCGCTGACAGAAGCGGCCTGGAAAACATTGTTTATCGACAATGGCTTTGCCGCGGTAGATACGCGCCACGGAGCAATGTCGTTGATGTCGCCCGTTGGGCTGATCCGTGATGAAGGTTTCGCGCGTGCACTGCGCATAGTTTTTAATGGCTTACGGACACGTGATAACCGGATGCGTTTTCTCGGCATGTTCCGCTTTTTCCGCGCAAATCGCCGCCAGTTAAACTACATTGCCTGCTGTTCGCACAAGGCGTAA
- a CDS encoding (S)-acetoin forming diacetyl reductase, which translates to MKKVAFVTGAGQGIGKAIALRLAKDGFAVAVADYNAATAKAVADEINSSNGSAIAVTVDVSDRDKVFAAVEEARTKLNGFDVIVNNAGVAPSTPIESITPEVVDKVYNINVKGVIWGIQAAVKAFKAEKHGGKIINACSQAGHVGNPELAVYSSSKFAVRGLTQTAARDLAPLGITVNGYCPGIVKTPMWAEIDRQVSEAAGKPLGYGTEEFAKRITLGRLSEPEDVAACVSYLAGPDSDYMTGQSLLIDGGMVFN; encoded by the coding sequence ATGAAAAAAGTTGCATTTGTGACCGGAGCGGGTCAGGGAATTGGTAAAGCCATTGCGTTGCGTCTGGCGAAAGATGGCTTTGCCGTCGCTGTTGCCGATTACAACGCCGCAACGGCAAAAGCGGTGGCTGACGAAATTAATAGCAGCAATGGCAGCGCGATTGCGGTGACGGTGGATGTCTCTGACCGCGACAAAGTGTTTGCGGCGGTAGAGGAGGCCAGAACCAAACTGAACGGGTTTGACGTGATTGTGAATAACGCCGGTGTTGCGCCTTCGACACCGATTGAGTCCATCACGCCAGAAGTGGTGGATAAGGTTTATAACATCAACGTAAAAGGCGTGATTTGGGGTATCCAGGCAGCGGTAAAAGCCTTCAAAGCGGAAAAACACGGCGGCAAAATTATCAACGCCTGTTCACAAGCCGGGCATGTCGGCAACCCGGAACTGGCCGTGTACAGTTCCAGCAAGTTCGCCGTACGGGGGCTCACGCAAACCGCCGCGCGGGATCTCGCGCCGCTTGGCATTACTGTCAATGGCTACTGCCCGGGCATCGTGAAAACACCGATGTGGGCGGAGATTGACCGCCAGGTCTCGGAAGCGGCCGGTAAACCGTTGGGGTATGGCACGGAGGAGTTTGCCAAACGCATTACGCTTGGGCGTCTTTCGGAACCAGAAGACGTTGCCGCCTGCGTCTCGTACCTCGCCGGGCCAGATTCCGACTATATGACCGGTCAATCTTTGCTGATCGATGGCGGTATGGTCTTTAACTAA